The DNA segment CCCATACATGTCCGCGGGAAACGTTACGACTACCGAGAGGTTTTGATAGAAGCAGCACATCATGTTTTCCTGCTTTTTAAAACATCGGGATCTCATCCACGCGTAACTGCGGATGGGCAGGAAAAATAGTTTTAAATCATTATAAGTAATAAATCATTTATAAATCGTGTGAGGTAGAGCCGCTAGCAATATGTTTCCCACGTTTTGAGTACTTGAGCTGAGATAAAAAGGGTAATAAACGCTTTTCGATCACCGTTaagaagtttagcatcgtaactTTTGCCACGAAGCAGCACAGATTAAAAAAAAGGTTTGCGTTGCCAAAACCAACACTGCTATTAATACAGGAGGGGGCGGAGGGGGGTGGGAGAAACACATACAGAACGCAAAGGCATGTGCTATAGTGCTACGCCACAGCGCTGGCTTTTGTCTTTATATCTGGACTGGAaagatcaacaaaaaaaaatgacatccaACACGAAGCCTCTAGATTAGCAAGTGATTGGAGGCGGATTTTAAAAACTATTTCATATTCACAGCCTTTTCCATCAAACTGAACTCTGAATTACTCCCTTTGTCACATTGGGCTTGGTCAATACTTGGCAGGAAGACGGGAGAGCGCGTATTGCTGGATGTCGCCTTGAGTTCTTTGAGCGCGGTTCTGTCATTGCCGGTGCTAAAAAAGTGATACTCGGGGGAAATGGCGCAGCTCAAAGGAATGGTAAAGGAGAAAACGGGCGCAATTTAGAAGAACTGTGCAGGAGACAAATGGCGTAGCTAAAAATAATGGTACTGCTGGGTGGCGCCACCATCATTCGTTGCGGTTGGCCGTCCGTCGCAGGAGCTGCCTTACAGTCGACCGTCAGGCGGCGGAAGCTACCGGGTATTGAGGACACATGCACGGTGGACATGGCGCCACCTGGTCCTCTGGGAGAACTTCTGCCCATGGGCACCTGCCTTCGGAGGCCGTCAGGCTTCTTGGTGCAGCATATCGCTAACGCTATCCACAAGAGTCCGAGGCGAATGTTGCGCGTGTCACACATCTACGAGGCACTGAGGTGAGCCCCTCTTCACACGCATGATCTAGAACGTATCTTGCCTGATCGCGAAGACCTTAGGTTGCACCACCCTCTCCTAAGTTTTTCAATGCTATTAACTAGCCAAAAATGACGAATCAAGACCTTTCCTTTCCCCCACTCCCGCACTTTCCCTTGCTAAGTTTTGGTCTCTCCCGGCTCAGTATGGTCACGTGGGGTCCTGACGGACTGCGCCGCGTCACGGAGACTGTAGGAGGCAGCAGTGCGGGAGGACCCCACATGACGTGCACTTCAGGTTACATCGCATTTTGTCTCGCGTGTCAGCGGCTCTCTTCAAGATGTGCCCAGCTTTAAACGTCCTAAACTACCTGCGCTTCTCAAAACGAGTGATATGAGCAACACATCATGCAGCTCGATAACTGAAGTTACTCTGCATTGTCGCTCGTCATTTCGGTGTTCCCTCTTACCTTTCTCCCGAATGCGCAGGAACAAGTTCCCTTTCTACCGCTTCGTGGATGTGGACGCCCAGGCCACTTGGAAGGTGAGCTCGACTgggaaagagataaagaagaagAGTGAATGAGAAGGGCGTCTTCTTGACAAGACTACTTTTTGAGAATGTATTTAAAACCACCGACATACTGGTCTGCGTAGGACTTGAAGAGGAAAAAAGCACAGAAAAATATTGCACAAAAGATAGTTACAGGAAAGTATTCTGCTAACGGGAGCTGCTATTCTAGCAGCCTCTCTATTCTATCAGAAATACCTTCTTGTTATTCCTCTTGTTATCTTTCTATCCTTTTGAACTCATTGAGGTCACATAATCTCTTAACTACGTGGTGGTCTACGTAGCTATGAGCTAAAGATGGTCATGTACCCAATGTGCGCTTACAAAGAAACCCAAGCAATTTATCATTATCTAGCTGAGGTTACCACTTTTGTTGTTCAACTGGTGATCTGCAGTGCTGACGAAAAACTGCTGCCGGGGAAGCCGGGCCTGCAAACCCTAGGATGCATTACTGCATACACGAAGCATTTTCTTCTCTTGTCCTGGATGCGGGATGTAAGCATTGACTACAGTTCAGTTAACAGTCCACCTTTCTTAGTTTAAAACGACAGCAGCGAGAGGCTCGTTCCCTAGGTTTAGCgccgtcgtagtagtagtactagtactgTCAGTAGTAGTTGCAGCCGACGCAACAGGAGGGTGGCAACTGACTCCACTGGGCGGTCCTAACCCATTGACGTGACGTGTGACAGCGTAGTTCCTCTCCCTCGTAACTCCTCTAACTGCTGTGACGACCTCCCGAAATGCATCATAAATTTCGTCTCGCATAACTATAAATTGGTCCGACACCTCGAAAATATCTGGCCATTTCTCAGATCGCGACGCTTCCTTTGTGACTATCAAGGACTGAGAGAGAAGCGCCACGAGAGCGAGTATGCCTGAAAAATGAAAAGAGTGGTCTATAACTCTACAGATATGCTTGGCCTTCTCAATTTCGTTTCTTCAGTACATTACGAAAACAGAATATCTCAACATATCACCCCGAATCTCGCATTATACAGTGGTAACACTCTTGACAGTTTTCGTGTATTATCATTAGAACTGCCATCAAATATTTACCGCCGTTGCAAGTTTAAAGCTTCGAGTCGGCAGAGGAGAGGGAGAAAGCGTTGAGtatatttggtttttgaggaaatggaaggcacagtaactgtctcactcctcGGTGGACAACTCAACTCCGCCATTAGGGAAGGCATGAAGGTGCTAGCGAATGAAGAAAGATATAGATACAGGTGCCCTGTTGGAGGgcctcggaataatttcgaccatctgaagacctttaacgcgcacttacatcgcacagtacacggatgcCTTTTGCAATCCCCCTCTaacgaaacgcgaccgccgcagccaggttcgaaaccgggtacccCGGCTCAGCGGCGCAGCGTGAAAATCACAGCGCCCGATCACGGCGTCCACTCAGAGCCGGTGGGGAAACGATGAGCTCGCGGGTGAGGGGTATTGGGGGATCTTTTGGCTCGCCTTCGACGCCACGTCATTGGAACATGGTCCGTACAGTGCCAGCTCTTTACAATGACCGTTCGATGAAACGCTTTCGCGTATTCCACCAACGCTGTCGCTCGTTCGGAGCGGCGTTGTTAGCGATTTAAAGCGGGTACACCAGGGCGACTCCCGCAGACCCGATCACAACAGCCTTGAGTGAATTCAGCTAACACAAATCGGAGTATCCGGGTTCCAACCCAACCGCGGCGCCCgggtttcggtggaggcgaaacgcaaaaggcgcccgtgtgctgtgcgatgtcagcgcacgttaaagatcctcaggtggccgaaattattccgacctcgtccacaacggcacctctttcttcctttcttctctcactccctccttcattccttcccttacggcgcggttcaggtgtccaacgatatatgagacaaatattgtgccatttcctttcaccaaaaaccaattttcatttgccGGCGATGTGGGACACCTATGAATGCATAGAAAggctttctgcatatatgggaattaatccaCTTTGCCATCGCATCATGTCCTTGCTGCCCAGAGAGAagtctaggaggcaggtgggacgCCTATGAATGTATAGAATGACTTTGTGCACATATGGGAATTAATCCAAtttgctatcgcgtcatacccttaaggcagagcttaagtgtgccctcccGTTTTTTTTGCCCTTTTGTAAATCTGTCGCGAGCAGCCAagattttttcttttaaatgtcCTTCACATTGCGGTGAACTATCGCAGAGTTCGGTGCGCCATGCCCTCTACCAGAACTGGTTTATCAAGGTGCCCTGCAGCAGAGCCAAAAACAGCTTCTGGTCTCTCAACTACAGTGAAAGGTACGCATACGTGTCTCTGTCGCGCGCTGTGTGTGAAGGAACTCCCTCACAAGTTTATTTCCTTCTAACTGAAATCATGAAGCGGAAATGGGCATGCGCAGGACTCCCACTGCTGAGGACAGATAAGCAAGGGTTGCTTGGGGGAGTGCAGTGGCTTCTAATTAAAGGCAAACAAAGAAGTGCACAGCCTACGGTCCGGTGTAAGGATGAAGTTGGGAATTCCGCGCTGACAGGCTAACAGCCGCTCGCGCTGGAGATCGTTAAATGGAGATATTGAGAGAGTAAACTAAGACAAATTTATTGTAATAGTAACAAGTACTTGACCGACAATTTCAATACTACTTTATGCGAAC comes from the Amblyomma americanum isolate KBUSLIRL-KWMA chromosome 1, ASM5285725v1, whole genome shotgun sequence genome and includes:
- the LOC144097610 gene encoding uncharacterized protein LOC144097610; translation: MAPPGPLGELLPMGTCLRRPSGFLVQHIANAIHKSPRRMLRVSHIYEALRNKFPFYRFVDVDAQATWKSSVRHALYQNWFIKVPCSRAKNSFWSLNYSERPRDWIMPEKEEQGQPLETTEALTLASDLGLVPSAARTPPNLESPRDIRMSSVPTAGASQLPVVSSLSQEESSTSNSPQTVGTAAAVDAGKAEVVSLEF